TCCGTCAGCCGTACGAGACTTTTTGACGCCGGCGTCCGTCTCCTGTCGTATGGCAGTCGCCCGACACGACACGGGGCCGCTTTCGGCGGGCCGCGCCCTCGCCTCGCAGGTCCACCCGGTGTTCATGCTCCCGCCGCTCGCGACGTCGTTGTTCGGAGCGCTGCTGGCCGAGAGCGTCACGTTCTCGCTCCGCGTGGCGGCGCTCCACGCCGCGGCGATGTTCTTCGCCGTCTACACCGCCCACGTCAAGGACGGCTACGTGGACTTCCACGTCCGCGGCGAGGACGACGACCACCCGATGACCGCGTCGGGGTGTCGACTGGCGCTCGTGGGGGCGACGGCAGGATTCGCCGCCTGCACCGCCGGCCTCTGGTTCGCGGTCGGTCCGTGGGCGGCCCTGCTGACCCTCCCGACGTGGCTCATCGGCTACGCCCACGCACCGCAACTGGACCTCAACACGGTCGGCGCGACGATGGGGTACCCGAGCGGGATCGGCCTCGCCCTGCTCGGCGGGTACTACGCCCAGGCGGGCAGTTTCTCGCCACGCGTGCTGGGTCTCGCTGCCGTCTTCCTGGTCCTGCTGACGGGCATCAAGATTATCGACGACGAGAAGGACTACGACTACGACCGGTCCATCGAGAAGCATACCGTCGCTGTGGTCCTGGGACCGACGCGGGCCCGACGACTGGCGCTGGGGCTGCTCGCCGCTGCGCTCGCCGGCGTAGTTGCGCTGTCGACGACGGTCCCAGGGATGCCCCGGAGCGCTGCCGCCGCTGCGCTGGTCTTCGGGGCTGTCGCGCTGGTCGCTCAACGCGCGGAGTCCTCGCTGGCGACGAAGTTGTTGATTCGCGGGTCGTACCTCTTCCTCGCGGTGCTGGTGGCCGCGGTGTGGTTCCGGCCGCTGGGGTAACCCGGTCGAACGTCTCTCGGTCGCTCAGGCCGAGACCATCGTCTGCTGTGAGACGGTGTTCCCCGCCTGGTCGGTCACGGTCATCGTCACCTGGTAGTCGACGCCGCCGCCCTTCTTGAACCGGTACTCGTCGGTGTCTGACGCCGCGGCGGTACCGTCGAAGGTCCAGGCGGTACTCCGGAGCGTCGTCCCGCTACTGTCGGCGACCTCGAGGACGACCGATGCCAGGTCGCCGTCGACGTCGGTGGCGTCCCAGTTGACGGTGACCTCGGCGTGTGGGTCCTTCCGTCCGGCCTCGGAGACGTTGAACCGGTTGATTGCCGGTGGGGATTCGGTGGTCTCTGCAACCGTGGTGAACGCCACGGTGCTTCCGGTCGCCGTCTCCCCACTCGAGGAGAGGCCCGTCGCGCGGCACTCGTAGTCGGTGCCGCTGTTCAGCCCGGAGACCGACTGTGAGAAGGTCTGTGCGGCGCTGAGCGTCTGTGCCGCGGTGGTCGACCAGGACCCGCCGACCGGACGGTACTCGAAGGCGATGTCGGCGGTATCTGCGCCACCGAGGTCGGCGACCGACCCGTTGAGCGTCGCCGACGTGGTCTGGACGTCTGTCGCCTGGGCCGTCGAGACGCCGAATGACGTCGTCGTCGTGGTTTCGCCAGTTCCGTACTGATCAGCGCCGTAGTCGCCCTCACCGAACCCGGCGGTGCTGTCTGCCGCGGCCGCGTTGCCGATGCCAAGCGAGGACGCCGCGGCCACCCCCAGAGCGCCCGTCGCCTTCAGGACCGATCGCCTGCTGAAG
This DNA window, taken from Haloarcula ordinaria, encodes the following:
- a CDS encoding UbiA family prenyltransferase, whose protein sequence is MAVARHDTGPLSAGRALASQVHPVFMLPPLATSLFGALLAESVTFSLRVAALHAAAMFFAVYTAHVKDGYVDFHVRGEDDDHPMTASGCRLALVGATAGFAACTAGLWFAVGPWAALLTLPTWLIGYAHAPQLDLNTVGATMGYPSGIGLALLGGYYAQAGSFSPRVLGLAAVFLVLLTGIKIIDDEKDYDYDRSIEKHTVAVVLGPTRARRLALGLLAAALAGVVALSTTVPGMPRSAAAAALVFGAVALVAQRAESSLATKLLIRGSYLFLAVLVAAVWFRPLG